From the Thermococcus sp. M39 genome, one window contains:
- a CDS encoding nucleotidyltransferase domain-containing protein, translating into MPREKVVRVWDEREIVYPPKRWRYLWEKREKALQIMERLAQFDPHVYGSVARGDVRKDSDIDIVIPYKVPSYLIELALEGIPIQARRIVMATPWHLIKGHIEIDEETTVTFFLTNPTDKELEFYKWGGMVDIWGVKTKQRVPGVNKKLILIIPTEKGHIEREVVGRESEVAKILGVSVELVKERVHILTRRDAIGRTGIYLNEEVPDWMSFEEALKMIADRDPNIRRKVRESGGI; encoded by the coding sequence ATGCCAAGAGAAAAAGTTGTTCGTGTCTGGGATGAGCGAGAGATAGTGTATCCTCCGAAAAGATGGCGCTATTTGTGGGAAAAGCGAGAGAAAGCGTTGCAGATTATGGAACGCTTAGCTCAGTTTGACCCTCACGTTTATGGAAGCGTTGCGAGGGGAGATGTTAGGAAAGATAGCGATATCGATATTGTTATTCCTTACAAAGTGCCAAGCTATCTAATTGAGCTTGCTCTTGAAGGGATACCAATTCAAGCGAGAAGAATTGTTATGGCAACCCCTTGGCATCTTATAAAGGGCCATATTGAAATTGACGAAGAAACAACTGTAACATTCTTTTTGACAAATCCAACAGATAAAGAGTTGGAATTCTACAAATGGGGTGGAATGGTTGATATCTGGGGAGTAAAAACCAAGCAGAGGGTTCCAGGAGTTAATAAAAAGCTGATTTTGATTATTCCGACAGAAAAGGGACATATTGAGAGAGAGGTTGTTGGAAGGGAAAGCGAGGTTGCAAAGATTTTAGGAGTTAGTGTGGAGCTTGTTAAGGAGAGAGTGCACATCCTAACTAGGAGAGATGCAATTGGAAGGACAGGAATTTACCTCAACGAAGAAGTCCCAGACTGGATGAGCTTTGAGGAAGCCTTAAAGATGATAGCTGACAGAGACCCGAACATTAGGAGGAAAGTCAGGGAGAGCGGAGGAATTTAA